The following proteins come from a genomic window of Bacillota bacterium:
- a CDS encoding aminopeptidase: MDAGDVMAGARRALQVCLGVKPGEVVAVVCDAPRRELGEAFRLAAREMGAEPVLVLMEVRNRDGEEPPPAVAAAMAHAHVVVMPTTFSLSHTSARREACARGARVASMPGITADMMARVLPADYHLVARRATVLADLLTRAGRARIVSAGGTDVTMSLAGRVGHADTGLYLTPGSFGNLPAGEAYIAPVEGTAEGVVVIDGSLLDERVDQPVRIWLEGGRAVRIEGGRVAAELRRLLEEVGEGAANLAELGIGTNDLATVSGNVLEDEKVLGTVHVAFGDNASMGGHVQVPLHVDGIIMTPTLFLDGEVILRDGVLAGMSGWRERAG; this comes from the coding sequence ATGGATGCGGGGGACGTAATGGCAGGAGCTCGCCGCGCCCTGCAGGTGTGCCTGGGGGTGAAGCCGGGCGAGGTGGTGGCGGTGGTCTGCGACGCGCCCCGCCGCGAATTGGGGGAGGCATTTCGGCTGGCCGCCCGGGAAATGGGTGCGGAGCCGGTCCTGGTGCTCATGGAGGTGCGCAACCGGGACGGGGAGGAACCACCCCCCGCGGTGGCCGCTGCCATGGCGCACGCCCACGTGGTGGTGATGCCCACCACCTTTTCCCTGTCCCACACTTCCGCCCGACGGGAGGCCTGTGCGCGCGGGGCCCGCGTCGCCTCCATGCCGGGGATAACGGCGGATATGATGGCCAGGGTGCTCCCCGCCGACTACCACCTGGTGGCCCGGCGGGCGACGGTGCTGGCCGACCTCCTCACCCGGGCGGGGAGGGCGCGCATCGTGAGTGCCGGTGGTACCGACGTCACCATGTCCCTGGCCGGGCGGGTGGGTCATGCCGACACCGGGCTTTACCTGACCCCCGGGAGCTTCGGGAACCTGCCCGCCGGAGAGGCCTACATCGCCCCGGTGGAGGGCACGGCCGAGGGTGTGGTGGTGATCGATGGATCTCTGCTGGACGAGCGGGTGGACCAACCCGTGCGGATATGGCTGGAAGGTGGCCGCGCGGTGCGGATCGAGGGCGGCCGGGTGGCCGCGGAACTGAGGCGGCTGCTGGAAGAGGTGGGAGAGGGAGCTGCCAACCTGGCGGAACTGGGGATCGGCACCAACGACCTGGCCACGGTGAGCGGGAACGTGCTCGAGGACGAAAAAGTCCTGGGTACGGTTCACGTGGCCTTCGGGGACAACGCCAGCATGGGCGGGCACGTGCAGGTTCCCCTGCACGTCGACGGCATCATCATGACACCTACCCTTTTCCTGGACGGGGAGGTCATCCTGCGCGACGGAGTGCTGGCCGGGATGTCCGGGTGGCGTGAGCGGGCAGGGTGA
- a CDS encoding aminopeptidase, giving the protein MGAYEFELSAAAGKLVRESLRVKPGEVVAITADTLSDEEVVRATAAAVLDSGGKPLVLKVATPRGVGKAADPDLPVEALARAVASSRVWVEYNHQWLLYSGVYEHATAANPELRYLCLCGMTADLMVRAIGRVDMAALRRFLEKVRDLTSRATHVRITTPAGTEVSFQNVGPDHSISCDWGDASTPGVWMLAGQVGWSPRLETVEGTIVFDGSLCPPLGILKAPIFLEVREGRIVSITGGPQAEEFRAWLESFRDPNMFRLGHVCYGFNPGARLTGNVLEDERVWGCTEWGIGYMSPIDVPPDGIRAASHCDGICLNSSVWLDGVQILDRGRVVGPELEDLARAARGG; this is encoded by the coding sequence ATGGGCGCCTACGAATTTGAGTTGAGCGCGGCCGCCGGGAAGCTGGTACGGGAGTCCCTGCGGGTCAAGCCGGGGGAAGTGGTGGCAATCACGGCGGACACGCTGAGTGACGAGGAAGTGGTGCGGGCCACGGCCGCGGCGGTGCTGGATTCGGGGGGCAAGCCCCTGGTCCTGAAAGTGGCGACTCCCCGCGGGGTGGGTAAGGCGGCCGACCCCGACCTTCCCGTAGAAGCTCTGGCCCGGGCGGTGGCATCCTCCCGGGTCTGGGTGGAGTACAACCACCAGTGGCTGCTGTATTCGGGGGTCTACGAGCATGCTACGGCCGCCAACCCGGAACTGCGCTACCTGTGCCTGTGCGGCATGACTGCGGACCTCATGGTGAGGGCCATCGGTCGCGTGGACATGGCCGCCCTGCGTCGCTTCCTGGAGAAGGTCCGCGACCTGACCTCCCGGGCCACCCACGTTCGCATCACCACCCCTGCCGGCACGGAGGTGTCATTCCAGAACGTGGGGCCGGACCACTCCATCAGTTGTGACTGGGGAGACGCGTCTACCCCCGGGGTGTGGATGCTGGCCGGGCAGGTGGGCTGGTCCCCCCGGCTGGAAACGGTGGAAGGAACCATCGTGTTCGACGGGTCACTGTGCCCGCCCCTGGGCATCCTCAAGGCGCCGATTTTCCTGGAGGTACGGGAGGGGCGCATAGTCTCCATCACGGGTGGCCCCCAGGCGGAGGAGTTCCGGGCCTGGCTGGAATCCTTCCGGGACCCCAATATGTTCCGGCTCGGCCACGTCTGCTACGGGTTTAATCCTGGGGCCAGGCTCACGGGAAACGTACTGGAAGACGAGCGGGTGTGGGGGTGCACGGAGTGGGGCATCGGTTACATGAGCCCCATTGATGTCCCGCCCGACGGCATCCGGGCCGCCTCGCACTGCGACGGCATATGCCTCAATTCGTCCGTGTGGCTGGATGGGGTCCAGATCCTGGACCGGGGCCGGGTGGTGGGCCCGGAACTGGAGGATCTGGCCAGAGCCGCGCGGGGCGGGTGA
- a CDS encoding DUF917 domain-containing protein, with protein sequence MRELQWEEVEDLLVGCAVLATGGGGHLESGLALARRCYRQFGPVWMVDLDELADGDLLACPYFVGAVAPAQGGEADTAEAGTPGDGPVSESYEPLVAVRALERFLGHPIAGVVPTELGGGNTAAALAVAWAMGRPVVDADPAGRAVPELYHSTFYLDGVPIAPLALASGSGDVAIVEKVADDFRAEAIARAFAVASGNRAGVADHPVPAAVARQSLLAGTLSRARAVGAALRAARSGGMDPATAAARAGGGMVIFRGAVVADSTFRIAGGLTEGEVAVAGSGPYQGRTLEVTFRNEHMVARLDGTVVATIPDLISLLGEEDGQPVLNPAIPAGREVAVVVFPAPGKWRTARGLEVLGPRYLGLEAAYVPVEELCRCHGLGEMADARMGDADGRLRI encoded by the coding sequence GTGCGTGAACTGCAGTGGGAAGAAGTAGAAGATCTGCTGGTGGGCTGTGCCGTCCTGGCCACGGGTGGTGGGGGCCACCTGGAGAGCGGCCTTGCCCTGGCGCGCAGGTGTTACCGGCAGTTCGGCCCGGTGTGGATGGTGGACCTGGACGAACTCGCCGACGGCGACCTGCTGGCCTGCCCGTATTTCGTGGGTGCCGTCGCCCCCGCCCAAGGTGGGGAGGCAGATACAGCGGAGGCGGGTACCCCCGGGGACGGCCCGGTTTCGGAAAGCTACGAGCCCCTGGTGGCCGTGCGTGCCCTGGAGAGATTCCTGGGCCACCCCATCGCCGGCGTGGTGCCGACGGAGTTGGGGGGTGGGAACACGGCGGCTGCCCTGGCCGTGGCCTGGGCCATGGGGAGGCCCGTCGTGGACGCCGACCCGGCGGGAAGGGCGGTGCCCGAGCTGTACCATTCCACGTTCTACCTGGATGGTGTGCCCATCGCCCCGCTGGCTCTGGCCAGCGGGTCCGGCGACGTGGCCATCGTGGAGAAGGTGGCTGATGACTTCCGGGCCGAGGCCATAGCCCGGGCTTTCGCGGTGGCCAGTGGTAACCGGGCCGGGGTGGCCGACCACCCGGTGCCGGCGGCAGTGGCCAGGCAGTCACTCCTGGCGGGGACGCTGAGCAGAGCCCGGGCGGTAGGGGCCGCCCTGCGGGCGGCCAGGAGCGGGGGGATGGACCCGGCCACGGCTGCCGCCCGGGCCGGCGGAGGCATGGTTATATTCCGGGGCGCGGTGGTGGCGGACAGCACCTTCCGGATCGCGGGGGGCCTGACGGAAGGTGAGGTGGCGGTGGCGGGCTCCGGGCCCTACCAGGGAAGAACACTGGAGGTGACGTTCCGCAACGAGCACATGGTGGCCCGGCTGGATGGGACCGTGGTGGCCACGATCCCCGACCTCATATCCCTGCTGGGGGAGGAGGACGGCCAGCCCGTGCTGAACCCCGCCATCCCGGCTGGCAGGGAGGTGGCAGTGGTAGTGTTCCCCGCCCCGGGCAAGTGGCGTACGGCCCGGGGGCTGGAGGTGCTGGGACCGCGGTACCTGGGGCTCGAGGCCGCATACGTGCCGGTGGAGGAGCTGTGCCGGTGTCACGGCTTGGGAGAGATGGCCGACGCGAGGATGGGTGATGCCGATGGGCGCCTACGAATTTGA
- a CDS encoding DUF917 domain-containing protein: protein MRKLEIQEARDVLDGCALLATGGGGDPSLGWEMVRREHEAGRVFWLASPQELPDDASTCSVYFTGSTAPKSPEASARFARLPRPQEPPAYLAMRALERHLGRPFTALVSIEYGGLNTAVGMAVAARAGIPLLDADAAGRAVPDLQFSTYYLQGLPIYPLALCTDFGEPMVIERVVDDFRAEDLVRAVAVASGGMVATADHPARVGQLRAGGVIPGALTRALAVGRARREAWEAGRDPVEAVVRTGGGELLFRGVVRTDPRWEDREGFLFGEMELEGTGAWAGSRYRIWFKNENIISWKDGHVDVTVPDLICVLRQEDGSPILNPHAPAGTEVAVVGFPAPREWLNERGLGILVPRFFGFDVDWDPGRFARQG, encoded by the coding sequence TTGCGCAAGCTGGAGATCCAGGAAGCCAGGGACGTGCTGGATGGTTGTGCCCTGCTCGCCACCGGCGGCGGGGGAGATCCCTCCCTGGGGTGGGAGATGGTGCGGCGCGAGCACGAGGCGGGACGGGTATTCTGGTTGGCCTCGCCACAGGAGTTGCCGGATGACGCCTCTACGTGCTCGGTGTACTTCACGGGTTCCACGGCCCCCAAAAGCCCGGAGGCATCTGCCCGTTTCGCCCGGTTGCCACGGCCCCAAGAGCCGCCCGCATACCTGGCCATGCGCGCCCTGGAGCGGCACCTGGGCCGTCCGTTTACTGCCCTGGTGTCCATTGAGTACGGCGGGCTTAACACGGCGGTGGGGATGGCCGTGGCCGCCCGGGCGGGGATTCCCCTGCTGGACGCCGATGCCGCGGGGCGGGCTGTTCCCGACCTGCAGTTCTCCACGTACTACCTGCAGGGGCTGCCTATCTACCCGCTGGCCCTGTGCACCGATTTCGGGGAGCCCATGGTCATTGAGCGGGTGGTGGACGATTTCCGGGCGGAAGACCTGGTGCGGGCCGTCGCCGTGGCCAGCGGGGGGATGGTGGCTACGGCGGATCACCCCGCCCGGGTGGGGCAGTTGCGGGCGGGCGGGGTGATCCCGGGGGCACTGACGCGGGCCCTGGCGGTGGGACGGGCGCGGCGCGAAGCCTGGGAGGCGGGCCGGGATCCCGTGGAGGCGGTGGTGCGGACCGGGGGAGGGGAACTCCTGTTCCGAGGTGTGGTGCGCACCGATCCCCGCTGGGAAGACAGGGAGGGTTTCCTGTTCGGGGAGATGGAACTCGAGGGTACCGGCGCTTGGGCGGGTAGCAGGTACCGGATCTGGTTCAAGAACGAGAACATCATCTCCTGGAAGGACGGGCACGTGGACGTCACCGTCCCCGATCTCATTTGCGTGCTCCGCCAGGAAGACGGCAGCCCGATCCTCAATCCTCATGCTCCGGCGGGGACGGAGGTGGCGGTGGTCGGATTCCCCGCTCCCCGGGAGTGGCTCAACGAGCGGGGGCTGGGCATCCTGGTTCCCCGCTTCTTCGGGTTCGACGTGGACTGGGATCCCGGCCGGTTCGCCCGGCAGGGGTAG
- a CDS encoding ABC transporter substrate-binding protein, which produces MNGRKGRLGLLLVAIVAVSLLAACSKPAQQPAKPQVAVYANSSEVMVFWDPSDSFSNEIIAMNNMYETLLRYDPIAGKFTPVLATDYSHSPDGLEWTFHIRKGVKFHTGNAMDAHAVKYSIERTIQRGKGASFIWDSVDRIEVPDQYTVVFKLKYPAPLDLVVSSGYGAHIFDPQAVKEHGEDWFAAGHEAGTGPYMLESYEKAGDLVLTKFPDYWGGWEGKHFDKVVFKQVTEPTTRRQMIEAGQADYTNQLPLDQIADLQKNPKVKVVVTPSFQNLLGMLNTEKKPLNNPDVRRAISYAVPYRDIISTVMLGYASQARGPVPKGLWGYSEEVPQYTYDPAKARALLDKAGYGKGGLKLTLTYTSGDDQERRVAELMKASFAELGIGLDIRVMNWEQQWELAKNPDPQKRQDIFLFYWWPDYADPYSFLVNLFHSEPEIVFNLSYYKNPEYDRLIEEGRRVSGIDRQQAIAKYVQAQKILVEDAAALFLYDLEYVRPVAASLKGFVDNPAYPHVVWWYDCYREEAK; this is translated from the coding sequence ATGAACGGGCGGAAAGGTAGGTTAGGCCTACTGCTGGTGGCGATTGTGGCGGTTTCCCTGCTGGCCGCCTGCAGCAAGCCGGCCCAGCAGCCGGCCAAACCCCAGGTCGCGGTCTACGCCAACTCGAGCGAGGTCATGGTGTTCTGGGACCCGAGCGACAGCTTCTCCAACGAGATCATCGCCATGAACAACATGTACGAGACCCTGCTCCGCTACGACCCCATCGCTGGAAAGTTCACCCCGGTACTGGCCACAGACTATTCCCATTCTCCGGACGGGCTGGAATGGACGTTCCACATCCGCAAGGGTGTGAAGTTCCACACCGGCAATGCCATGGACGCCCATGCCGTGAAGTACTCCATCGAACGCACCATCCAGCGGGGGAAGGGGGCGTCCTTCATATGGGATTCCGTCGACAGGATAGAGGTGCCCGACCAGTACACGGTGGTGTTTAAGCTGAAGTACCCGGCTCCGCTTGACCTGGTCGTTTCTTCGGGGTACGGAGCCCATATATTCGACCCCCAGGCGGTGAAGGAGCATGGGGAGGATTGGTTCGCGGCCGGGCATGAAGCGGGCACGGGTCCTTACATGCTGGAGAGCTACGAGAAGGCCGGGGACCTGGTGCTCACCAAGTTCCCCGACTACTGGGGAGGGTGGGAAGGTAAGCACTTCGACAAGGTGGTGTTCAAGCAGGTTACCGAACCTACCACGCGCCGGCAGATGATCGAGGCGGGACAGGCTGACTACACCAACCAGCTTCCCCTGGATCAAATCGCCGACCTGCAGAAGAATCCCAAGGTCAAGGTGGTGGTGACTCCCTCCTTCCAGAACCTCCTGGGGATGCTGAATACGGAGAAGAAGCCGCTGAACAACCCGGATGTCCGGCGGGCCATCTCGTACGCCGTGCCTTACCGGGACATCATCTCCACGGTCATGCTCGGTTACGCCTCCCAGGCCCGGGGGCCAGTGCCCAAGGGGTTGTGGGGCTACTCCGAGGAAGTGCCCCAGTACACGTACGACCCGGCCAAGGCCCGTGCCCTGCTGGACAAAGCCGGCTACGGCAAGGGCGGGTTGAAGCTGACGCTTACGTACACCAGCGGGGACGACCAGGAGCGCAGGGTGGCGGAACTCATGAAGGCCTCCTTCGCCGAGCTCGGCATCGGTCTGGACATCCGGGTCATGAACTGGGAGCAGCAGTGGGAACTCGCCAAGAATCCGGACCCCCAGAAGCGTCAGGACATCTTCCTCTTTTACTGGTGGCCTGATTACGCCGATCCGTACAGCTTCCTGGTCAACCTCTTCCACTCCGAGCCCGAAATCGTCTTCAACCTGAGCTACTACAAGAATCCCGAGTACGACCGGCTCATCGAGGAGGGGCGCCGGGTTTCCGGCATCGACCGGCAACAGGCCATCGCCAAGTACGTGCAGGCGCAGAAGATCCTGGTGGAAGACGCAGCTGCCCTGTTCCTTTACGACCTGGAGTACGTGCGGCCCGTGGCGGCGTCGCTGAAAGGCTTCGTAGACAACCCGGCCTATCCGCACGTGGTGTGGTGGTACGACTGTTATCGCGAGGAGGCAAAGTAG
- a CDS encoding PucR family transcriptional regulator ligand-binding domain-containing protein has product MAISVMEALRIGKLQRARVLAGRRGLGRLIEHVDVIEMPEIDPWVRANVLYLTSFYAIRDNLRTQQDLIRYLAAHGAAAIALDTKSYLNGAPPQVLEVAESCDFPVIEIPEDASYIDIITPVLEAVFTRKRSRDDFLEDLLEGNVKPEAIQQRARYLAWKLDGKRTVLIVDLDDFQSFCLSGRLSERAIQELKSRFLTVVAETTHRTLAGEHVVAPRSDSVVILAQVPDDNLSPTSVYPCPLPPAPRAIIEDLALRVKQAAARVLPGLTLSVGIGLLCNCPSQIAESFAAARDALNISLGLAGGDRIVFYQDLGIHRLLLRIGPQAELERFVSEEIGPLIEHDRRRGSQLVRTLEVFLDSGCHLERAASRLYVHRNSLKYRLTRIKQLLRLTSLEGERLASLAFAVKAHRILTERNRAGAR; this is encoded by the coding sequence GTGGCCATCAGTGTCATGGAGGCGCTGCGCATAGGCAAGCTGCAGCGGGCCCGCGTCCTGGCAGGCCGCCGGGGGCTGGGCAGGCTCATCGAGCACGTGGACGTCATCGAAATGCCCGAGATCGACCCCTGGGTGCGAGCGAACGTCCTGTACCTGACCAGCTTCTATGCCATCAGGGACAATCTCCGGACCCAGCAGGACCTGATCCGCTACCTGGCCGCGCACGGGGCAGCCGCCATAGCACTGGACACCAAGAGCTACCTCAATGGTGCTCCCCCGCAGGTACTTGAGGTGGCGGAGTCGTGCGACTTTCCCGTCATCGAGATCCCGGAGGACGCCAGCTACATCGACATCATCACCCCGGTGCTGGAAGCGGTGTTCACCCGCAAGCGCAGCCGGGACGATTTCCTGGAAGACCTCCTGGAGGGCAACGTCAAACCCGAGGCGATCCAGCAACGGGCCAGGTACCTGGCCTGGAAGCTGGATGGTAAGCGCACGGTGCTCATCGTTGACCTGGACGACTTCCAATCGTTCTGCCTGTCAGGGCGCCTCTCCGAGCGGGCCATCCAGGAATTGAAGAGCCGTTTTCTCACCGTGGTGGCGGAGACCACCCACAGGACCCTGGCAGGAGAGCACGTGGTGGCTCCCCGCAGCGACAGCGTGGTGATCCTGGCCCAGGTACCGGACGATAACCTGTCCCCCACCTCCGTCTATCCCTGCCCCCTGCCCCCCGCCCCGCGGGCGATCATCGAGGACCTGGCCCTCAGGGTTAAGCAGGCGGCCGCGCGTGTCCTGCCCGGTCTCACTCTTTCGGTGGGGATAGGCCTCTTGTGCAACTGCCCCTCCCAGATCGCAGAAAGCTTTGCAGCCGCCAGAGATGCCCTCAATATCAGCCTCGGGCTGGCGGGAGGCGACCGCATCGTTTTTTATCAGGACCTGGGGATACATCGCCTCTTGCTGAGGATCGGACCGCAGGCGGAACTGGAGCGGTTCGTGAGCGAAGAAATCGGCCCCCTCATCGAACACGACCGCCGCCGGGGCTCCCAGCTTGTGCGCACGCTGGAAGTATTCCTGGACAGCGGATGTCACCTGGAGAGGGCCGCTTCCCGGCTCTACGTCCACCGGAATTCGCTGAAGTACCGCCTTACCCGTATCAAGCAGCTGCTACGGCTGACCAGCCTCGAAGGCGAACGCCTCGCCTCCCTCGCCTTCGCCGTCAAGGCCCATCGCATCCTGACCGAGCGCAACCGGGCCGGTGCCCGATGA
- the gabT gene encoding 4-aminobutyrate--2-oxoglutarate transaminase: MGTIRISTPVPGPRTGELLQKRARFVPQGVSMATPLFVERAAGAVLEDVDGNVFIDFAGGIAVVNAGHCPPPVVEAVRQQAGRFLHTCFMVVGYASYVDLAEALAHVAPGSSPKKVMFVNSGAEAVENGVKIARRATGRQAVVCFDDAFHGRTLLGMTLTSHLMPYKDGFGPFAPEVYRFPYAYCYRCAYGRSHPGCGLYCLRAFEDALEDRVGGRNVAALVVEPVQGEGGFIVPPPGYLRGLKEICEKYGIVFVADEVQTGFGRTGKLFAVEHEGIEPDILLVAKSIAAGLPLAGVIGKTEIMDSVHKGGIGGTYGGNPLACAAALKVLQIVEEPGFLARAQQVGERIAGFCRDLQVRYPLVGDVRGLGAMVAMELVKDRQTKEPATAETATIIQYAYEHGLILLKAGRYGNVLRFLPPLVISDEQLEEGLSVLGDAMAAASAA; encoded by the coding sequence ATGGGCACCATCCGGATCAGCACCCCTGTACCGGGACCCCGCACCGGGGAGTTGCTCCAGAAGCGGGCCCGTTTTGTCCCGCAGGGGGTGTCCATGGCTACGCCCCTGTTCGTGGAGCGGGCTGCGGGCGCCGTGCTGGAAGATGTGGACGGCAACGTGTTCATCGACTTTGCGGGCGGCATCGCGGTGGTGAACGCCGGGCACTGCCCGCCTCCGGTGGTGGAGGCGGTGCGGCAGCAGGCGGGGCGTTTTCTTCACACCTGCTTTATGGTGGTGGGGTATGCGTCCTATGTGGACCTGGCGGAAGCGCTGGCACATGTCGCGCCCGGTTCCAGCCCCAAGAAGGTCATGTTCGTCAACAGCGGGGCGGAGGCGGTGGAGAACGGGGTGAAGATTGCCCGGAGGGCCACGGGCCGGCAGGCGGTGGTGTGCTTCGATGACGCCTTCCACGGACGCACCCTGCTTGGCATGACCCTGACCAGCCACCTTATGCCCTACAAGGACGGGTTCGGGCCCTTTGCCCCCGAGGTGTACCGGTTCCCGTATGCGTACTGTTACCGTTGTGCCTATGGCAGGTCGCATCCTGGCTGTGGGCTGTACTGCCTGCGGGCGTTTGAGGATGCCCTGGAGGACCGGGTGGGCGGTCGGAACGTGGCGGCGCTGGTGGTGGAGCCGGTGCAGGGGGAGGGTGGATTCATTGTGCCACCTCCGGGCTACCTGCGGGGGCTGAAGGAGATATGTGAGAAGTACGGGATCGTGTTCGTTGCCGACGAGGTGCAGACGGGTTTTGGTCGTACGGGGAAGCTGTTTGCGGTGGAGCATGAGGGTATTGAGCCTGACATCCTGCTGGTGGCCAAGTCGATTGCGGCGGGTTTGCCGCTGGCGGGGGTGATTGGCAAGACCGAGATCATGGACTCCGTGCACAAGGGTGGCATCGGGGGAACTTACGGTGGCAATCCCCTGGCCTGCGCGGCTGCCCTGAAGGTGCTCCAGATCGTGGAGGAGCCCGGCTTCCTCGCGCGTGCGCAGCAGGTGGGAGAGCGCATTGCGGGATTCTGCCGTGACCTGCAGGTGCGCTACCCGCTGGTGGGTGACGTGCGGGGGCTGGGTGCCATGGTGGCGATGGAACTGGTGAAGGACCGGCAGACGAAGGAGCCGGCTACGGCGGAGACGGCGACCATCATCCAGTATGCCTATGAGCACGGGCTGATCCTGCTCAAGGCGGGTCGCTACGGGAATGTGCTGCGCTTCCTGCCGCCGCTGGTGATCAGCGACGAGCAGCTTGAGGAAGGGCTGAGTGTGCTGGGCGATGCTATGGCTGCCGCATCGGCGGCCTGA